From the Sphingomonas phyllosphaerae 5.2 genome, one window contains:
- the ihfB gene encoding integration host factor subunit beta, translating into MIRSELVQALLKDNPGLSQRDVEAIVSTFFDEIVARLADDGRVELRGFGAFSTRARDARTGRNPRTGETVDVDAKRVPFFKPGKEMRVRLNVS; encoded by the coding sequence ATGATACGGTCGGAATTGGTGCAAGCGCTGCTCAAGGACAATCCCGGTCTGTCGCAGCGTGATGTCGAGGCCATCGTTTCGACCTTCTTCGACGAGATCGTCGCGCGCCTCGCCGACGATGGCCGCGTGGAATTGCGCGGCTTTGGTGCCTTCTCCACCCGTGCTCGCGATGCCCGCACCGGCCGGAACCCACGTACCGGCGAGACGGTCGACGTCGATGCCAAGCGCGTACCCTTCTTCAAGCCCGGCAAGGAAATGCGCGTCCGCCTCAACGTCTCTTGA
- the rpsA gene encoding 30S ribosomal protein S1, producing the protein MASVATPSRDEFAAMLDDMFGGADSFEGRVVLGTVTAIENDLVVIDVGLKSEGRVPLREFAPAPGQKADLKVGDEVEVYVDRVENMHGEAMLSRDRARREAAWDKLELEFTKTARVEGVIFGRVKGGFTVDLNGAVAFLPGSQVDIRPVRDVTPLMDIPQPFQILKMDRKRGNIVVSRRAVLEETRAEQRSGLIQSLHEGQIIDGVVKNITDYGAFVDLGGIDGLLHVTDLSYKRVGHPSEMINIGDTVKVQIIRINKDTQRISLGMKQLESDPWDGAAAKYPVGAKLSGRVTNITEYGAFVELEAGIEGLVHVSEMSWTKKNVHPGKIVSTSQEVEVVVLEVDEDKRRISLGLKQAQNNPWEAFAAAHPIGSTVEGEVKNATEFGLFIGLDNDVDGMVHMSDIAWGVSGEDALNLHRKGETVQAVVLDIDPEKERISLGMKQLERGGPVAAGAGDRLGKNQVITVTVLEVRDAGLEVQAGDDGATGFIKRTDLGRDRDEQRPERFQVGQKFDAMVTGFDRSKKPTFSVKAMQIAEEKQAVAQYGSSDSGASLGDILGEALKARDKK; encoded by the coding sequence ATGGCCTCAGTGGCAACTCCTTCGCGTGACGAATTCGCGGCAATGCTCGATGACATGTTCGGCGGCGCCGACAGCTTCGAGGGTCGCGTGGTGCTGGGCACCGTCACCGCCATCGAAAACGATCTGGTCGTCATCGACGTCGGCCTGAAGAGCGAAGGCCGCGTGCCGCTGCGCGAGTTTGCGCCGGCGCCCGGGCAGAAGGCCGACCTGAAGGTCGGTGACGAAGTCGAGGTGTACGTCGACCGCGTCGAGAACATGCACGGCGAAGCCATGCTCAGCCGCGATCGCGCCCGCCGCGAAGCCGCCTGGGACAAGCTGGAGCTGGAGTTCACGAAGACCGCACGGGTCGAAGGCGTGATCTTCGGTCGCGTGAAGGGCGGCTTCACCGTCGACCTGAACGGCGCCGTGGCGTTCCTGCCGGGTTCGCAGGTAGACATCCGTCCGGTGCGCGACGTCACGCCGCTGATGGACATTCCGCAGCCGTTCCAGATCCTGAAGATGGACCGCAAGCGCGGCAACATCGTCGTTAGCCGCCGCGCCGTGCTGGAAGAGACCCGCGCCGAGCAGCGTTCGGGCCTGATCCAGTCGCTGCACGAGGGGCAGATCATCGACGGCGTGGTCAAGAACATCACCGATTACGGTGCGTTCGTTGATCTCGGCGGCATCGACGGCCTGCTGCACGTCACCGACCTCAGCTACAAGCGCGTCGGCCACCCGAGCGAGATGATCAACATCGGCGACACCGTGAAGGTGCAGATCATCCGCATTAACAAGGACACGCAGCGCATCTCGCTGGGCATGAAGCAGCTCGAGAGCGATCCGTGGGATGGCGCCGCCGCCAAGTATCCGGTCGGTGCCAAGCTGTCGGGCCGCGTCACGAACATCACCGAATATGGTGCGTTCGTCGAGCTGGAAGCCGGCATCGAGGGCTTGGTCCACGTGTCCGAAATGTCCTGGACCAAGAAGAACGTCCATCCGGGCAAGATCGTGTCGACCTCGCAGGAAGTCGAAGTCGTCGTGCTCGAGGTCGACGAGGACAAGCGCCGCATCTCGCTGGGCCTGAAGCAGGCGCAGAACAACCCGTGGGAGGCTTTCGCCGCCGCGCACCCGATCGGCTCGACCGTCGAGGGCGAGGTCAAGAACGCCACCGAGTTCGGCCTGTTCATCGGCCTGGACAACGACGTCGACGGCATGGTCCACATGTCCGACATCGCATGGGGCGTTTCGGGTGAGGACGCGCTGAACCTCCACCGCAAGGGTGAGACGGTGCAGGCCGTCGTGCTCGACATCGATCCGGAGAAGGAGCGTATCTCGCTCGGCATGAAGCAGCTGGAGCGTGGCGGTCCGGTCGCGGCGGGTGCGGGCGATCGCCTGGGCAAGAACCAGGTCATCACCGTCACCGTCCTCGAAGTCCGCGATGCCGGGCTCGAAGTGCAGGCGGGCGACGATGGCGCGACCGGCTTCATCAAGCGCACCGATCTCGGCCGCGATCGCGACGAGCAGCGTCCGGAGCGTTTCCAGGTCGGGCAGAAGTTCGACGCGATGGTGACCGGTTTCGACCGTTCCAAGAAGCCGACCTTCTCGGTCAAGGCGATGCAGATCGCCGAGGAGAAGCAGGCCGTGGCGCAATATGGTTCGTCCGATTCGGGTGCATCGCTGGGCGACATCCTCGGTGAGGCGCTCAAGGCACGCGACAAGAAGTAA
- the cmk gene encoding (d)CMP kinase yields the protein MIIAVDGPAASGKGTIARALARHYGIPHLDTGLLYRAVAAQVRRLELDPAIEADAVAACDFDDLLLADATLRDDSVGQAASIVSAHPLVRAALLQRQKKFAHQPGGAVLDGRDIGTVIAPDADAKLFVRATPPIRARRRHDELRKRGDDTSYDQVLADIRTRDDRDSSRSTAPLVPATDAMELDTSFLSVDAAVARAIALVEGRVRA from the coding sequence ATGATCATCGCGGTCGATGGCCCCGCAGCGTCGGGGAAGGGCACGATTGCACGCGCGCTCGCGCGGCATTATGGTATCCCGCACCTCGATACCGGGCTGCTTTACCGGGCGGTCGCCGCGCAGGTGCGGCGGCTGGAACTCGACCCGGCGATCGAGGCCGACGCCGTCGCGGCATGCGACTTCGATGACCTGCTGCTCGCCGATGCGACGCTGCGTGATGATTCGGTCGGCCAGGCGGCGTCGATCGTCTCCGCCCACCCGCTGGTGCGCGCGGCCTTGCTGCAGCGGCAGAAGAAATTCGCGCACCAGCCGGGCGGCGCGGTGCTCGACGGGCGCGATATAGGCACGGTGATCGCACCGGACGCGGACGCCAAGCTCTTCGTGCGCGCCACGCCGCCGATCCGGGCACGCCGCCGCCACGACGAGCTACGCAAGCGCGGCGACGATACCAGCTACGATCAGGTGCTCGCCGACATTCGCACCCGCGACGATCGCGACAGCTCGCGTTCGACCGCACCCTTGGTTCCGGCGACGGATGCGATGGAACTCGATACAAGCTTCCTCTCCGTCGACGCCGCCGTCGCGCGTGCGATCGCGCTGGTCGAGGGACGCGTGCGCGCCTGA
- the aroA gene encoding 3-phosphoshikimate 1-carboxyvinyltransferase has protein sequence MAHTSSPTPFTVPAATTLSGRIRVPGDKSISHRSLMLSALAVGESRVEGLLEGEDVLATAAAMRAMGAAIERGSDGVWRIHGVGVGGLLQPRQGLEMGNSGTSTRLLMGLVASHPITATFTGDASLSSRPMARVTVPLAQMGASIEASPGTRLPLTVRGACPAVPIEYELPVASAQVKSAILLAGLNTPGITRVIEPVPTRDHSERMLAGFGAQITVERGPRGRIISLTGEAELKPQSIVVPGDPSSAAFWMVAASIVPGSDVVIENVGLNPTRAGLLTALRMMGADITEVDPRIVGGEPVADLHVRHAALTGIVVPHDLAPSMIDEYPALFVAAAFAAGETVARGAEELRVKESDRIAAMRAALEANGVRTQEHEDGLTVHGSGGERIAGGATVFTKLDHRIAMSMTVAGLHARNAIAIDDIAPVATSYPAFYEQLASLSGAAA, from the coding sequence ATGGCGCATACCTCTTCCCCCACTCCGTTTACCGTTCCCGCTGCGACGACACTGTCCGGCCGCATCCGCGTGCCCGGCGACAAGTCGATCAGCCACCGGTCGCTGATGCTTTCCGCGCTCGCCGTCGGCGAGAGCCGCGTCGAAGGGCTGCTGGAGGGCGAGGACGTGCTCGCCACCGCCGCGGCGATGCGCGCGATGGGCGCCGCGATCGAGCGCGGCAGCGACGGTGTCTGGCGCATCCACGGCGTCGGCGTCGGCGGGCTGCTGCAGCCGCGGCAGGGGCTGGAGATGGGCAATTCCGGCACCTCGACGCGATTGCTGATGGGGCTGGTCGCCAGCCACCCGATCACCGCGACCTTTACCGGCGACGCATCGCTGTCTTCGCGCCCGATGGCGCGCGTCACCGTGCCGCTGGCGCAGATGGGTGCGTCGATCGAGGCGTCGCCAGGCACGCGCCTGCCGCTGACGGTGCGCGGCGCCTGCCCGGCGGTGCCGATCGAATACGAGCTACCCGTCGCATCTGCGCAGGTGAAGTCGGCGATATTGCTCGCCGGGCTCAACACGCCGGGCATCACACGTGTGATCGAGCCGGTGCCGACTCGCGATCACAGCGAGCGGATGCTGGCCGGCTTCGGCGCGCAGATCACCGTCGAGCGCGGCCCGCGCGGCCGGATCATCTCGCTGACCGGAGAGGCGGAGTTGAAGCCGCAGTCGATCGTCGTCCCCGGCGATCCGTCATCGGCGGCGTTCTGGATGGTCGCGGCATCGATCGTGCCGGGCAGCGACGTCGTGATCGAGAATGTCGGCCTCAATCCTACCCGCGCCGGGCTGCTCACCGCGCTGCGCATGATGGGGGCGGACATCACCGAAGTCGACCCGCGCATCGTCGGCGGTGAGCCGGTTGCCGACCTGCACGTTCGCCATGCCGCGCTCACCGGGATCGTCGTGCCGCACGATCTGGCCCCGTCGATGATCGACGAATACCCGGCGCTGTTCGTCGCTGCCGCCTTCGCCGCCGGTGAGACGGTCGCGCGCGGGGCGGAGGAATTGCGCGTGAAGGAAAGCGACCGCATCGCCGCAATGCGTGCCGCGCTGGAGGCGAACGGCGTCCGGACGCAGGAGCATGAAGACGGTCTGACCGTCCACGGCTCGGGAGGCGAGCGGATCGCCGGCGGCGCCACCGTCTTCACCAAGCTCGATCATCGTATTGCGATGAGCATGACCGTCGCCGGGCTGCACGCGCGAAACGCGATCGCCATCGACGACATCGCGCCGGTCGCCACCAGCTATCCCGCCTTCTACGAGCAGCTCGCGTCACTGTCGGGAGCGGCGGCATGA
- a CDS encoding FYDLN acid domain-containing protein: MIQPEWGTKRTCPKCATRFYDLTKDEPVTCINCGYAWEPEPILKSKQPMPFEAAKPEKEKVDADLAGDDEDLDTGEDEEPSPDDEVDLGGDDDLGVETTSEEDENN; this comes from the coding sequence ATGATCCAGCCGGAATGGGGCACGAAGCGTACGTGCCCGAAATGCGCGACGCGTTTCTACGACCTCACCAAGGACGAGCCCGTCACCTGCATCAACTGCGGTTATGCATGGGAGCCGGAGCCGATCCTGAAGTCCAAGCAGCCGATGCCGTTCGAGGCGGCCAAGCCCGAGAAGGAGAAGGTCGACGCCGACCTGGCCGGTGACGACGAGGATCTGGACACCGGTGAGGACGAGGAGCCCTCGCCCGACGACGAGGTCGATCTGGGCGGCGACGACGACCTTGGTGTCGAAACGACCAGCGAAGAAGATGAAAACAACTGA
- a CDS encoding methyl-accepting chemotaxis protein: protein MSFSNLAIPRKLALAFASLIATFSIVSGVVFVNVMRLHDVAMERDLAKLASDHADDMLTGVVEGQSAVRGYVLLGKQAFLDTHEENRRAITVAAGKLKESAPRADQARRVDSFLAAVAEWQNNKVAPTLAAYGNPATRETARELAGAKQLGDMRKIHKEIQTAQGEWVERQDRLQQQAEWTVEIALGLGGLFAVTLAAAMGWLLSRSLARPVVAIADVMADLASGRTDVNVPSTDRGDEVGAIAKAVLVFRDAAIEKQRADREQQSVMEEVGIGLERLANADLSARFADFPPAFSRLENDFNRAIGAMAQVMSSVMQASSDIKSGAADIRSASDDLSQRTEQQAASLEETAAAMEEITSTVQRTAKDAAKADQIVAAARHEAAASGDVVSRAVDAMGGIERSSHEISDIISVIDAIAFQTNLLALNAGVEAARAGDAGKGFAVVASEVRALAQRSADAAKDVKVKINASAEQVELGVGLVGDAGTALKRINARIDEISALMSGISASAEQQAIGLEQVNTAVGEMDNVTQQNAAMVEQATAAARSLASEADQLSLQVSRFAIEAPSAAAGSRVHGGSERRRLAA from the coding sequence ATGTCTTTTTCCAATCTTGCCATACCTCGGAAGCTCGCGCTGGCGTTCGCGTCGCTGATCGCGACGTTCTCGATCGTCAGCGGCGTGGTGTTCGTGAACGTGATGCGCCTGCATGATGTCGCCATGGAACGCGACCTGGCGAAGCTGGCGTCCGATCACGCCGACGACATGCTGACCGGCGTCGTCGAGGGGCAGAGTGCCGTGCGCGGCTATGTGCTTCTGGGCAAGCAGGCGTTCCTCGACACGCATGAGGAAAACAGGCGTGCGATCACCGTCGCTGCGGGCAAGCTGAAGGAAAGCGCGCCGCGCGCCGATCAGGCCCGGCGTGTCGACAGCTTCCTGGCGGCCGTGGCGGAGTGGCAGAATAACAAGGTTGCCCCGACGCTTGCGGCCTATGGCAATCCTGCGACCAGGGAGACGGCGCGCGAGCTTGCCGGCGCGAAGCAGCTCGGCGACATGCGCAAGATCCACAAGGAGATCCAGACGGCGCAGGGCGAGTGGGTCGAGCGGCAGGACCGGTTGCAGCAGCAGGCGGAATGGACCGTGGAGATCGCACTGGGATTGGGCGGGTTGTTCGCGGTTACGCTTGCCGCGGCAATGGGTTGGCTGTTGTCGCGGTCGCTGGCGCGGCCGGTCGTCGCCATTGCCGACGTCATGGCCGATCTGGCGTCGGGCCGTACCGACGTGAACGTGCCGAGCACCGATCGCGGCGACGAAGTCGGCGCCATCGCAAAGGCGGTGCTCGTCTTCCGGGATGCCGCGATCGAGAAGCAGCGGGCGGATCGCGAGCAGCAGTCGGTGATGGAAGAGGTCGGCATCGGCCTCGAACGCCTCGCCAACGCGGATCTCAGCGCGCGCTTCGCCGACTTCCCGCCGGCTTTCTCGCGGCTGGAGAACGACTTCAACCGGGCGATCGGCGCGATGGCGCAGGTGATGTCCTCGGTCATGCAGGCGTCGAGCGACATCAAAAGCGGCGCGGCCGACATCCGTTCGGCGTCCGACGATCTGTCGCAGCGTACCGAGCAGCAGGCCGCCAGCCTCGAGGAAACCGCCGCGGCGATGGAGGAGATCACCAGCACCGTCCAGCGCACCGCGAAGGACGCCGCGAAGGCCGATCAGATCGTCGCCGCAGCACGGCACGAGGCCGCGGCATCGGGCGATGTCGTCAGCCGCGCGGTGGACGCGATGGGCGGGATCGAGCGATCCTCGCACGAAATCAGTGACATCATCAGCGTGATCGATGCGATCGCCTTCCAGACGAACCTGCTCGCGCTCAACGCCGGGGTCGAGGCGGCACGGGCTGGCGACGCGGGCAAGGGCTTCGCGGTGGTTGCGTCCGAAGTGCGCGCGCTGGCGCAGCGCTCGGCCGATGCCGCCAAGGACGTCAAGGTGAAGATCAACGCCTCGGCGGAACAGGTCGAACTCGGGGTCGGGCTGGTCGGCGACGCCGGCACGGCCCTGAAGCGGATCAATGCGCGGATCGACGAGATAAGTGCCTTGATGTCAGGCATTAGTGCGTCCGCGGAGCAACAGGCGATCGGCCTCGAGCAGGTCAATACGGCCGTCGGCGAGATGGACAACGTGACGCAACAGAATGCCGCGATGGTCGAGCAGGCGACCGCCGCCGCCCGGAGTCTGGCGAGCGAGGCGGATCAGCTTTCGCTGCAAGTATCGCGCTTTGCGATCGAGGCGCCATCCGCCGCGGCGGGGTCGCGTGTGCACGGCGGCAGCGAGCGGCGTCGCCTAGCGGCCTAG
- the rpsD gene encoding 30S ribosomal protein S4, with product MSKRHSAKYKLDRRLGENIWGRPKSPVNKREYGPGQHGQRRKGKVSDFGIQLRAKQKLKGYYGDVTEKQFRHAYDEASRMKGDTSQNLIGLLERRLDAIVYRAKYAPTIWAARQLVSHGHIRVNGVKCNVASRRCNVGDEISLGGKAQEMALVMEAQNLAEREVPDYVAQDGNTKVTLVRVPTLDEVPYPVKMEPNLVVEFYSR from the coding sequence ATGTCGAAGCGCCATAGCGCCAAGTACAAGCTCGATCGCCGTCTCGGCGAGAACATCTGGGGCCGTCCGAAGAGCCCGGTCAACAAGCGCGAATACGGCCCCGGCCAGCATGGTCAGCGCCGCAAGGGCAAGGTGTCGGACTTCGGCATCCAGCTGCGCGCCAAGCAGAAGCTCAAGGGCTATTACGGCGACGTGACCGAGAAGCAGTTCCGTCACGCCTATGACGAAGCGTCGCGCATGAAGGGCGATACCTCGCAGAACCTGATCGGCCTGCTCGAGCGTCGCCTGGACGCGATCGTCTATCGTGCGAAGTATGCGCCGACGATCTGGGCAGCGCGTCAGCTGGTCAGCCACGGTCACATCCGCGTCAACGGCGTGAAGTGCAACGTCGCGTCGCGCCGCTGCAACGTCGGCGACGAGATCTCGCTGGGTGGCAAGGCGCAGGAAATGGCGCTGGTCATGGAAGCACAGAACCTCGCCGAGCGCGAAGTGCCCGACTATGTCGCACAGGACGGCAACACCAAGGTGACGCTGGTCCGCGTGCCGACGCTGGACGAGGTGCCGTATCCGGTGAAGATGGAGCCGAACCTGGTCGTCGAGTTCTACTCGCGCTGA
- a CDS encoding chorismate mutase, protein MSEILPGERCTDMTEVRAGVDALDRELVALLRRRFDYMDAAARIKPARTAVRDEARKAQVIAQAAAEAARLDLPAEAVAAMWETLVEASIAYELKAFDAR, encoded by the coding sequence ATGAGCGAGATCCTGCCCGGCGAGCGTTGCACCGACATGACCGAAGTCCGCGCGGGCGTGGACGCGCTGGACCGCGAACTGGTCGCGCTGCTGCGCCGTCGGTTCGACTATATGGACGCGGCGGCGCGCATCAAGCCGGCGCGCACGGCGGTGCGCGACGAGGCGCGCAAGGCGCAGGTGATCGCACAGGCCGCCGCCGAGGCCGCGCGGCTGGACCTGCCCGCCGAGGCCGTGGCGGCGATGTGGGAGACGCTGGTCGAAGCGTCGATCGCGTATGAGCTGAAGGCGTTCGACGCGCGGTAG
- a CDS encoding murein L,D-transpeptidase catalytic domain family protein — protein MTMSQDMAPSRRALLKTGGLFAGALMIPGAVSAGMRERARRSAPESLLPDDFFHPSHTPVTQPAVASAAVPPAIDAPGVNPRLLRRALAALEQHGSRIAKRDRIAVADFTTGSGLPRFHLINLEDGRTVSKLVAHGSGSDPAHTGYLQRFSNQNGSNASCEGAFATADYYVGKHGRSQRLLGLDATNNNALDRAIVVHAAWYANPDMIRERGMLGRSQGCFAVGESELTEVFERLGPGRMIYAAKV, from the coding sequence ATGACCATGTCGCAGGATATGGCGCCGTCGCGTCGTGCTTTGCTGAAGACCGGCGGATTGTTCGCCGGCGCCTTGATGATCCCGGGTGCGGTGTCGGCCGGGATGCGTGAGCGCGCGCGCCGCAGCGCGCCGGAGTCGCTGCTGCCGGACGACTTCTTCCACCCGTCGCACACGCCGGTGACGCAGCCGGCGGTCGCCAGCGCCGCGGTGCCGCCCGCGATCGATGCGCCCGGCGTCAACCCGCGCCTGCTGCGCCGCGCGCTCGCCGCGCTCGAACAGCACGGCAGCCGCATCGCCAAGCGCGACCGGATCGCCGTCGCTGATTTCACGACCGGCTCCGGCCTGCCGCGCTTCCACCTCATCAATCTCGAGGACGGCCGCACGGTCTCGAAGCTCGTCGCGCACGGCAGCGGGTCTGACCCCGCGCACACCGGCTATCTCCAGCGCTTCTCGAACCAGAATGGCTCCAACGCCTCGTGCGAGGGCGCCTTCGCAACCGCAGATTATTACGTCGGCAAGCACGGCCGCTCGCAGCGGCTGCTCGGGCTGGACGCAACCAACAACAATGCGCTCGACCGTGCGATCGTCGTGCACGCCGCCTGGTATGCCAATCCCGACATGATCCGCGAACGCGGGATGCTTGGCCGCAGCCAGGGCTGCTTCGCGGTCGGCGAAAGCGAGCTTACCGAGGTTTTCGAGCGGCTCGGGCCGGGCCGGATGATCTACGCCGCAAAGGTTTGA
- a CDS encoding L,D-transpeptidase family protein, whose amino-acid sequence MATRRIAPVLLAALLTAGVAGPAYAGATDARAITVAAATLPPNRFLWTPAASGPGRVSVLISVPDQRAYVFRGEQLVAASSVSTGSDERPTPLGTFTILQKEQDHRSNLYDDAPMPYMQRLTWDGVAMHAGRNPGFPASHGCIRLPTGFARKLFEATKLGATVEVTADAYVAGAYVRSGEAGQAARANDYASR is encoded by the coding sequence ATGGCCACGCGCCGAATCGCTCCCGTGCTGCTCGCCGCGCTGCTGACCGCCGGCGTTGCGGGGCCAGCCTATGCCGGTGCGACGGACGCGCGCGCGATCACCGTGGCAGCCGCGACGCTGCCGCCGAACCGCTTCCTGTGGACCCCCGCAGCCAGTGGGCCGGGACGCGTCAGCGTGCTGATCTCGGTGCCCGACCAGCGCGCCTATGTCTTCCGCGGCGAGCAGCTGGTCGCGGCATCCTCGGTGTCGACCGGGTCGGATGAGCGGCCGACGCCACTGGGCACGTTCACGATCCTGCAGAAGGAGCAGGACCACCGTTCCAACCTCTACGACGACGCGCCGATGCCGTACATGCAACGCCTGACGTGGGACGGGGTGGCGATGCATGCGGGCCGCAATCCCGGCTTTCCGGCCTCACACGGCTGTATCCGGCTGCCGACCGGCTTCGCCAGGAAGCTGTTCGAGGCGACAAAGCTGGGCGCGACGGTGGAGGTGACCGCCGACGCCTATGTCGCAGGCGCGTACGTGCGGAGCGGCGAAGCCGGGCAGGCCGCCCGTGCGAACGATTACGCCAGCCGGTAG
- a CDS encoding TSUP family transporter, whose amino-acid sequence MHLAPDIFAFLVAVAFVAGTIDALAGGGGLLTIPALLASGVPPVAALATNKLQSAVGTGSAFVTFWRAGHVDLRRFALPAAGAFAGSVGGAVAVQHVDPRFLAAFVPVLLIAMAFYFLLAPPMSEVDRHARLGRAGLTVATTLLGFYDGFFGPGTGSFLTTALVALGGLGLVRAIANTKFLNLSTNVAALVAMIAGGKVLWLLGGAMAAANVLGNQCGAWAALRFGGKGVRPLLVIMSVALTVKLLADPANPLWAWLGR is encoded by the coding sequence ATGCATCTCGCGCCCGACATCTTCGCCTTCCTGGTCGCCGTCGCGTTCGTCGCCGGCACGATCGACGCGCTGGCGGGCGGCGGGGGGCTGCTCACCATCCCCGCGCTGCTCGCGTCGGGCGTGCCGCCGGTCGCGGCCCTCGCCACCAACAAGCTGCAAAGCGCGGTCGGCACGGGCTCCGCGTTCGTCACCTTCTGGCGCGCGGGCCATGTCGACCTGCGCCGTTTCGCGCTGCCCGCCGCGGGTGCCTTCGCCGGCTCGGTCGGCGGCGCGGTGGCGGTGCAGCACGTCGACCCGCGCTTCCTCGCCGCGTTCGTCCCCGTGCTGCTCATCGCGATGGCATTCTACTTCCTGCTTGCCCCTCCGATGAGCGAGGTCGACCGTCATGCGCGCCTCGGCCGCGCCGGGCTCACCGTCGCCACCACCCTGCTCGGTTTCTACGACGGCTTCTTCGGCCCGGGCACCGGCTCGTTCCTCACCACGGCGCTGGTCGCGCTCGGCGGGCTCGGGCTGGTGCGCGCGATCGCCAACACCAAGTTCCTCAACCTCTCCACCAACGTCGCCGCGCTGGTGGCGATGATCGCGGGCGGCAAGGTATTGTGGCTGCTCGGCGGGGCGATGGCCGCCGCGAACGTGCTCGGGAATCAATGCGGCGCGTGGGCGGCGCTGCGCTTCGGCGGGAAGGGCGTGCGGCCGCTGCTCGTGATCATGTCGGTCGCACTGACCGTCAAGCTGCTCGCGGATCCGGCCAATCCATTGTGGGCGTGGCTGGGCCGCTGA
- a CDS encoding NAD-dependent deacylase, whose product MSSIVILTGAGISAESGIATFRGPGGLWEGHRVEDVCTPEALASDPVLVHRFYDLRRAALAGVVPNAAHLALARLDREWAGELLIVTQNVDDLHERAGARRMLHMHGELRAALCAACGERRAWEEALPPATVCPACGAAALRPDIVFFGEMPYGMERIEAALARADLFVSIGTSGAVYPAAGFVQMARHHGAATLELNLEPSAGSAWFDETRAGAAGTLVPAWVGQMLD is encoded by the coding sequence ATGAGCAGCATCGTCATCCTCACCGGCGCCGGCATCTCGGCCGAGAGCGGCATCGCCACCTTTCGCGGGCCGGGCGGGTTGTGGGAGGGACACCGCGTCGAGGACGTGTGCACCCCCGAAGCGTTGGCAAGCGACCCGGTGCTGGTGCACCGCTTCTACGATCTGCGGCGCGCCGCGCTGGCCGGGGTCGTGCCGAACGCCGCCCATCTGGCGCTGGCACGGCTCGATCGGGAGTGGGCGGGCGAATTGTTGATCGTCACGCAGAACGTCGATGACCTGCACGAGCGCGCGGGCGCGCGGCGGATGCTGCACATGCATGGCGAACTGCGCGCGGCGCTGTGTGCCGCATGCGGCGAGCGGCGGGCGTGGGAGGAAGCATTGCCGCCGGCCACGGTCTGCCCGGCATGCGGCGCGGCGGCGTTGCGGCCGGACATCGTGTTCTTCGGCGAGATGCCGTACGGGATGGAGCGGATCGAGGCGGCGCTGGCGCGCGCCGATCTGTTCGTGTCGATCGGGACGTCGGGCGCCGTCTATCCGGCGGCGGGGTTCGTGCAGATGGCGCGGCATCATGGGGCAGCGACGCTGGAGCTGAACCTGGAACCCTCGGCGGGCAGCGCGTGGTTCGACGAGACGCGCGCGGGCGCGGCGGGAACGTTGGTGCCGGCGTGGGTCGGGCAGATGTTGGACTAG